The nucleotide sequence TTTTTTCATCCATCACGGTGTAGAACACCTTGGCGTGCGAGTAGTCACGCGTCACCTGCACGGCGGTAATGGTGATCCAGCCCACGCGCGGGTCTTTCAGACCGGTGCGGACCAGTTCGGCCAACTCGCGCTGAATCTGCTCAGCAATACGGTCGGAGCGGGAGAAACCTTTTCTGGCTTTGGCCATGATTTCCATCCTGTCGGTATAAAAGCGGCCAACAGCCAGCCGGGCAGATACCCGGCCTTGTGTCAGCCGCCTTGAATGCAAAAGGCGAGCGCCTTCGAGCCTGAGCCCGAAGCGCGCCCGCCGGGGAGCTGCCGCTTACAGCGAGCGAGCCACTTCCACGATTTCGAAAGCTTCCAGTTGGTCGCCTTCCTGGATGTCGTTGAAGTTCTTCAGCATCAGGCCACATTCGTAACCCTGCTTCACTTCCTTCACGTCGTCCTTGAAGCGCTTCAGCGAGTCCAGTTCGCCGGTATGCACCACCACGTGGTTGCGGATCAGACGGATCGAAGCGCTGCGCTTGATCAGGCCGTCGGTCACCATACAACCCGCGATATTGCCTACCTTCGACACCGGGATCACCTGACGGATCTCGACGGTACCCAGGATTTGTTCCTTCTTCTCCGGAGCCAGCATGCCGGACAGGGCTGCTTTCACCTCGTCTACTGCATCGTAGATGATGCTGTAGTAACGGATGTCCACGCCTTCGTTTTCGGCCAGCTTGCGCGCAGCGGCGTCAGAGCGGGTGTTGAAGCCGATCACGATGGCCTTGGAGGCAATCGCCAGGTTGATGTCCGATTCCGAGATACCACCCACGCCGGAGTGCAGGATGCTGACACGCACTTCGTCGGTGGACAGTTTCTGCAGGCTGCCGGCCAGGGCTTCGTAGGAACCCTGCACATCGGCCTTGATGATGATGGACAAGGTTTGCACCTCGCCACCGCCATCGGCCATCTGGGCAAACATGTTTTCCAGCTTGGCGGCCTGCTGCTTGGCCAGACGTACGTCACGGAACTTGCCCGCACGGAACAGGGCGATTTCACGCGCCTTGCGTTCGTCGGTCAGCACCATGGCATCTTCACCGGCTTGCGGCACGTCGGACAGACCCAGAATTTCTACCGGGATGGCCGGGCCAGCGGTGTCGATGGCCTTGCCGTTTTCGTCCATCATGGCGCGAACGCGACCAAATGCCGTACCAGCCAGGACCACATCGCCCTTCTTCAGGGTGCCGGACTGAACCAGCAGCGTGGCAACCGGGCCACGACCCTTGTCCAGACGGGCTTCCACGATGATGCCCTTGGCCGGGGCTTCGATCGGTGCATTCAGCTCCAGCACTTCAGCCTGCAGCAGGATGGCTTCCAGCAGCGCATCGATGTTGGTGCCCTGCTTGGCAGAGACTTCGATGAACTGGGTATCGCCACCCCAGTCTTCCGGCACCACTTCGTGCGAAACCAGTTCCTGACGGATGCGTTCTACATTGGCACCCATCTTGTCGATCTTGTTGACCGCCACCACCATCGGCACCTTGGCAGCCTTGGCATGGTGAATGGCTTCAATGGTCTGCGGCATCACGCCGTCGTCGGCAGCCACGACCAGCACCACGATGTCAGTCGCCTTGGCACCACGGGCACGCATGGCGGTAAACGCTTCGTGACCCGGGGTATCCAGGAAGGTGATCATGCCGCGCGGGGTTTCCACGTGGTAAGCACCGATGTGCTGGGTAATGCCACCGGCTTCGCCCGCAGCCACTTTGGCGCGACGAATGTAGTCCAGCAGCGAGGTTTTGCCGTGGTCGACGTGACCCATGACGGTTACTACCGGCGGACGCGGCAATACAGCCACTTCCACTTCTTCGCCTTCCGGCTTTTCCAGGTAGGCTTCCGGATCATCCGCCTGTGCCGCACGCGGCTTGTGGCCCATTTCCTCCACCACGATCATGGCGGTTTCCTGGTCCAGCACTTGGTTGATGGTCACCATCATGCCCATCTTCATCAGGACCTTGATCACCTCGACGGCCTTGACGGCCATGCGGTGAGCCAGATCGGCGACGGAGATGGTTTCCGGCACCAGCACTTCATGAATGATGGGTTCAGTCGGGGCCTGGAAAGCATGCTGATTGTTCTGCTTGTGCTTGCCCTTGCCACCGCGGGATTTCCAGTCGCTGCCGGCATCGCCGCCCTTGGTCTTCAGACCACGGCCCTTCTTGCCTTCTTCCCAGCGCTCGTTACCCTTCTTGGCGCCGCCCTTCTTGGCATCCGGACGACCGGCTACCGTAGCAGGAACGACCGGAGCTCCCGGCGCTGCAGCCGGACGCGGGCCACGGTTGTCAGCACCAGCCGGACGCGGACCACGATTGTCGGCACCAGCCGGGCGCGGGCCACGGTTGTCACCAGCCGGACGCGGACCACGGTTGTCGCCAGCCGGGCGCGGGCCACGGTTGTCGCCAGCCGGACGCGGACCACGGTTGTCGGCACCAGCCGGACGCGGGCCACGCTCATCACGGCGCTCGTCGCTGCGCGCTTCAACCGGCTTCGGTGCTTCAACCGGCTTGGGAGCCGGTGCCGGTGCCGGTTGCTGGGCAGCCAGACGAGCAGCCTGACGGCGCTCTTCACGTTCGATCTTTTCGCGCATCAGCTCTTGCTGACGGGCACGGAAAGCAGCCTGACGCTTTTCTTCCGCTTCACGGGAGGCTACTTCTTCCGGCGACAGAATGGAGGCCACGGTGCGTACCGGAGCCGGAGCCGGCTTGGCAGCAGGTGCAGCTTCCTTGGCCGGGGCTTCCGCAACCGGAGCTACCGGTGCGGCGGGCTTGGATTCCACCTTGGGTTCAACCTTTACTTGCGGTTCCGGCTTTGCTTCCGGCTTGACTTCAGCCGGCTTGGTCTCTGCCGCCGGAGCGGGGGCAGAAACAGGTTCGGCGGCCTTGGCTACCGCAGCGGCAACCGGCGCAACTTCCGCCGGAGCAACTGCCGGACCATCTTCCGGGCGAACCACGACACGCTTCTTGCGCGTCTCCACTTTTACCGTACTACCGTCTGCGGTCTTGATTTCACTGGTGGACTTGCGGGTCAGCGTAATACGCGACTCATCACGGGCGCCATGCGAACGCTTCAGGTAGTCAAGAAGCTGGGATTTATCCTGCTCAGAGAGCGTATCATCCGGCGCGCGCTTGGCCACACCCGCTGCACGAAGCTGTTCCAGCAATCGTTCAGGCGTGAGGTTCAGCTCACCGGCAAACTGTTTTACATTCGTCAATACCATGCGTCTTCCCAAATTCCGTAAATACTTCCCGAAGAAGCCTTACTGGTTGAACCAGTGTTCGCGCGCTTTCATGATGATTGCACGTGCAGCTTCAGCTTCAATGCCGGTCATGTCCACCAGATCGTCGACGGCCAGATCGGCCAGATCATCTCGCGTGGACACGCCGTTTTCGGCCAACTTGCGAACCAGTTCGGCATCCAGACCCTCGATATCCTTCAGGTCTTCGGACACACCTTCGACTTTCTCTTCGGACGCAATGGCCTGGGTGAGGATGGCGTCACGTGCACGGCTACGCAGCTCATTCACCAACTCCTCGTCAAAACCGTCGATCTCCAGCATCTCGGCGATCGGCACATATGCCACCTCTTCCAGGGTGGCGAAACCCTCTTGCACCAGAACAGTGGCAGTTGCTTCATCCACGCTCAGGCACTTGACGAACAGATCACGCAATTGCGCGTCTTCCGCCTGGTGTTTCTCTTCCGCTTCGGTAACCGTCATGATGTTCAGGTACCAGCCGGTCAGCTCGGCAGCGAGCTTCACGTTCTGGCCACTGCGACCGATGGCCAGCGCCAGTTGGTCTTCCTCGACCACCACATCCATGCTGTGGTTGTCTTCGTCGATCATGATGCGGTTGACTTCGGCCGGGGACAGCGCGTTGATCACGAACTGTGCCGGCTCCGGTGCCCACAACACGATATCGATACGCTCGCCAGCCAGTTCCTGGGTCACGGCCTGAACGCGGGAGCCGCGCATGCCGATGCAGGTACCTTGCGGATCGATGCGGGCATCGTTGGCCTTGACGGCGATCTTGGCACGCAAACCGGCATCGCGGACGGCTTCCTTGATCTCCAGCAGGCCTTCTTCGATTTCCGGCACTTCCAGTTCGAACAGCTTGATGATGAACTGGCTGGAAGTACGCGACAACACCAGCTGCGGACCACGACCCATGCGGTCGATGCGCAGCAGGAAGGCCTTGACGCGGTCACCCACGCGCAGGTTTTCCTTCGGAATCATCTGATCGCGAGGCAGTACGGCTTCCAGCTTGCCGCATTCGATGATGGCATTGCCACGTTCGATACGCTTGATGGTGCCACTGACCAGATGTTCGCGACGCTGCAGGAACTCATTCAGCAGCTGTTCGCGCTCGGCATCGCGGATGCGTTGCAGGATGACCTGCTTGGCAGTCTGCGCACCGATGCGGCCGAATTCGACCGCTTCCATCGGCTGTTCGATCACGGCACCCACTTCGATGCGCGGATCATCATCACGCGCGTCGGTGATGGTGAGTTCACGGCTTTCGTTTTCGATCAGCTCGTTCTGCACCACCGTCCAGCGGCGGAAAGTCTGGTACTGCCCGGTATGGCGGTCGATTTCGACACGCACATCCATTTCGTCATCGGTAAACTTCTTTTTGGTTGCCGAAGCAAGCGCCATTTCAAGGGCGGAAAAGACCACGTCCTTGCTGACGTTCTTCTCGCTTGCCAGGGCATCAACCAGCAACAAAATCTCGCGACTCATGCATTCCTCCGAATTTTTGTCCTTATGCGTGGCGTCAGAGCCCGCCTCCGCTCAAAACTCAGGCTCTAGCCTGGCTTTGTCGATATTGGTCAGGGCAATTGCCACGATGCGGCCGCCGTCCACTTCCAGTTTGACGGCGCCATCTTCAACCCCAGCAAGACGACCGGCAAACTTCTTTTGCTGCTCGACCGGCATGCGCGTCTTGATCTTGGCAAGCTGTCCGGCAAAGCGCACGAAGTCGGCCTCTTTCTTGAGAGGACGATCCAGCCCCGGGGAGGAAACCTCGAGCCGTTCGTAATTAACGTTTTCAACCGTAAACAGACGGGTAAGGTGGTTGCTTACCAGCACACAGTCTTCCACCGTGATACCACCGGGCTTGTCCATAAACACGCGATAACCGCCACCCTGGGTCATTTCGAAATCGACCAGCTCATAGCCTAGACCTGGCAGGGTGTTTTCCAGCAGCAAACGAACATCCATTGCTTCTTTCCACAAATAAAAAATGGGCGAAACGCCCATCCCTAAACATCGCGATTGTAACCCATTCCCGCGAAAAAGAAAACCGAAGCCTGTCAAGCCCCTACCCGCCGCCACAGCGCGCAGGTCCTGCGCTTTGCGCGAGTTTTTTACATACTGTAAATTAGCCGCAACCCGACGAAGTGCGGGTATATAAGAACGGGCGCAATGCCCGGTCGAAAATTCAGAAACAAATATATAGAAGACGCTCGCCTGCACGACAACTGCCGGCGCGGCACTCTCGAATCAGCACGATGGAGAAACCCTAAGATATGGAAAAGGTTTGGCTAAAGAATTACCAGCCGGGGGTACCACACGAGATCGACATCAACCAGTTCCAGTCGATTGTTGAGGTGTTTGATCGCAGCGTAACGAAGTTCCGCGACCGGCCAGCCATGGCCAATATGGACAAGGTGCTGAGCTATGGCGAGCTGCAAACGCTGACCGTGCAGTTTGCGTCCTTCCTGCAAAACACGCTGAAGCTGCAAAAAGGCGACCGCGTGGCCGTGATGATGCCCAATCTGCTGCAGTATCCGGTGGCCGTGTTCGGCACGCTGCGTGCCGGCGGCACCGTGGTCAACGTCAATCCGCTGTACACCCCGCGCGAACTGGAACACCAGCTCAACGACTCCGGTGCCGAAACCATCGTCATCCTGGAGAACTTCGCCAATGTGCTGCAAGACGTGATCGGCCGCACCAAGGTCAAGAACGTCATCATTGCGTCGATTGGCGACATGCTGGGCTTCCCCAAGCGGCTGCTGGTGAACTTCGTGGTGCGCAAGATCAAGAAGATGGTGCCGGCATGGCAACTGCCCGGCCACATCGGCTTCAACGACGCCCTGGCAGCGGGTGCATCGCATAGCTTCAAGCCGGTACAGATCGGCCATGAAGACATCGCCTTCCTGCAATACACCGGAGGCACCACCGGCATCTCCAAGGGTGCCATGCTGGTCCACCGCAACATCATTGCCAATATGCTGCAGGCCGGCAGCTGGGTGAAGCCGGCGGCGCGCGAGGGGCAGGAAGTCATCATCACCGCCCTGCCGCTGTACCATATCTTTTCGCTGACGGCCAACCTGATGGTGTTCACCGAATTGGGCGCGCTGAATATCCTGATCACCAATCCGCGCGACATCCCCGGCTTTATCAAGGAGATCAAGAAATACCGCGTCACCGCCATGACCGGGGTGAATACCCTGTTCAACGCGCTGCTGAATAATCCGGATTTCCTGACTGTCGATTTCTCCAGCTGGCGCTTGGCACTGGGTGGGGGCATGGCGGTGCAAAAGGCCGTGGCCGACAAATGGAAACAGGTCACCGGCGTCACTCTGGCCGAAGCCTATGGCCTGACCGAAACCAGCCCCGCTGCCTGCATCAACCCGCTGGACATCAAGGCCTACAACGGCACCATCGGCCTGCCCGTTCCCTCCACCGATATTGAAATCCGTGGTGCGGATGGCCAGGCGCTGCCGCAAGGTGAGCAGGGTGAGCTGTGCATCCATGGCCCGCAAGTGATGAAGGGCTACTGGAACCGACCGGACGAAACGGCCAAGATCATCGACGAGCGCGGCTTCCTGGCCACCGGCGACATGGCCATGGTGACACCGGAAGGCTTCGTCAAGCTGGTGGACCGCAAGAAGGACATGATTCTGGTATCCGGCTTCAATGTTTACCCCAATGAAGTGGAAGACATCATCGCCAGCCACCCCGGCGTGCTGGAAGTGGCCTGCATTGGCATACCGGACGACAAGTCCGGCGAGGTGGTCAAGGTATTCGTGGTGAAAAAAGACCCGACCCTGACGGAAAAAGATGTCATCCACCATTGCCGGGAAAACCTGACCGGCTACAAGGTACCCAAGATGGTGGAGTTCCGCAGCGAACTACCCAAGACCAATGTCGGCAAGATCCTGCGCCGCGCACTGCGCGACCAGGAGGTCGGCAAACAGGCCTGAGCCAGCCAAGCCCGCCCCGGCGGGCTTTTTTCTTGCTGTCGCTCGTCGCCGACTGCAGGCACAATACGGCTATAACAAGGACAGTGTGCCGTCCGCCACAACACATCTCTTGTCTATCGGGAATACCAACCATGCTGATGCTGCCGTTCTTCAAGCTGATGGCCGACAAACAGGCCAGCGACATCTTTTTCACCGCTGATGCACCGCCACAGATCAAGATCGACGGCGTGACCCTGCCCATCAACGACAAGCCGCTGTCCGCCGACATCGTGCGCCAGCTGGCCTACAGCCTGATGAACGAGGTGGAAATCGCCACCTTCGAGCGCGAACTGGAAATGAACTTCGGCCGTCTGGTCGACACCCTGGGCAACTATCGCGTCAACATCTTCAAGCAACGCGGCACGGTGGCCATGGTGGTGCGCTTCATCCGCCCCAGGATTCCGTCGCTGGCCGAGCTGAACCTGCCAGACAAGCTGCAGGAACTGGTCCTGCAAAAGCGTGGCCTGATCATCGTGGTGGGTGCCACCGGCAGCGGTAAAAGCTCGACCGTGGCCTCCTTGCTGGAGCATCGCAACCAGACGCAGTCCGGCCACATCCTGACCGTGGAAGACCCGATCGAATTCGTTTACCGCCATCAAAAATCCATCGTCAACCAGCGTGAAATTGGCGTGGACACCTTCTCCTATCAGAACGCCCTGAAGAACGCCATGCGCGAAGCGCCGGACGTACTGATGATCGGCGAGGTCCGCGATGCGGAAACCATGACCCACGCCATCAATTACGCGCAGTCCGGTCACCTGTGCCTGAGCACCCTGCACGCCAACAACAGCTATCACATGCTGAACCGTGTCATCAGCATGTTCCCGACGGAAAGTCGCAATGCCTTGCTGATGGACCTGTCGGTCTCCTTGCGCGCGGTGATTTCGCAGCGCTTGATTCCCACCAAGGACGGCAAGCAGATCCCGGCGCTGGAAATCCTGATCAATACCCCGCACATCGCCGAGCTGATCCGCAACGGCGACGTGGACCAGATCAAGGAAGCCATCGAAAACAGCA is from Aquitalea aquatilis and encodes:
- the infB gene encoding translation initiation factor IF-2 — encoded protein: MVLTNVKQFAGELNLTPERLLEQLRAAGVAKRAPDDTLSEQDKSQLLDYLKRSHGARDESRITLTRKSTSEIKTADGSTVKVETRKKRVVVRPEDGPAVAPAEVAPVAAAVAKAAEPVSAPAPAAETKPAEVKPEAKPEPQVKVEPKVESKPAAPVAPVAEAPAKEAAPAAKPAPAPVRTVASILSPEEVASREAEEKRQAAFRARQQELMREKIEREERRQAARLAAQQPAPAPAPKPVEAPKPVEARSDERRDERGPRPAGADNRGPRPAGDNRGPRPAGDNRGPRPAGDNRGPRPAGADNRGPRPAGADNRGPRPAAAPGAPVVPATVAGRPDAKKGGAKKGNERWEEGKKGRGLKTKGGDAGSDWKSRGGKGKHKQNNQHAFQAPTEPIIHEVLVPETISVADLAHRMAVKAVEVIKVLMKMGMMVTINQVLDQETAMIVVEEMGHKPRAAQADDPEAYLEKPEGEEVEVAVLPRPPVVTVMGHVDHGKTSLLDYIRRAKVAAGEAGGITQHIGAYHVETPRGMITFLDTPGHEAFTAMRARGAKATDIVVLVVAADDGVMPQTIEAIHHAKAAKVPMVVAVNKIDKMGANVERIRQELVSHEVVPEDWGGDTQFIEVSAKQGTNIDALLEAILLQAEVLELNAPIEAPAKGIIVEARLDKGRGPVATLLVQSGTLKKGDVVLAGTAFGRVRAMMDENGKAIDTAGPAIPVEILGLSDVPQAGEDAMVLTDERKAREIALFRAGKFRDVRLAKQQAAKLENMFAQMADGGGEVQTLSIIIKADVQGSYEALAGSLQKLSTDEVRVSILHSGVGGISESDINLAIASKAIVIGFNTRSDAAARKLAENEGVDIRYYSIIYDAVDEVKAALSGMLAPEKKEQILGTVEIRQVIPVSKVGNIAGCMVTDGLIKRSASIRLIRNHVVVHTGELDSLKRFKDDVKEVKQGYECGLMLKNFNDIQEGDQLEAFEIVEVARSL
- the nusA gene encoding transcription termination factor NusA; the protein is MSREILLLVDALASEKNVSKDVVFSALEMALASATKKKFTDDEMDVRVEIDRHTGQYQTFRRWTVVQNELIENESRELTITDARDDDPRIEVGAVIEQPMEAVEFGRIGAQTAKQVILQRIRDAEREQLLNEFLQRREHLVSGTIKRIERGNAIIECGKLEAVLPRDQMIPKENLRVGDRVKAFLLRIDRMGRGPQLVLSRTSSQFIIKLFELEVPEIEEGLLEIKEAVRDAGLRAKIAVKANDARIDPQGTCIGMRGSRVQAVTQELAGERIDIVLWAPEPAQFVINALSPAEVNRIMIDEDNHSMDVVVEEDQLALAIGRSGQNVKLAAELTGWYLNIMTVTEAEEKHQAEDAQLRDLFVKCLSVDEATATVLVQEGFATLEEVAYVPIAEMLEIDGFDEELVNELRSRARDAILTQAIASEEKVEGVSEDLKDIEGLDAELVRKLAENGVSTRDDLADLAVDDLVDMTGIEAEAARAIIMKAREHWFNQ
- the rimP gene encoding ribosome maturation factor RimP; this encodes MDVRLLLENTLPGLGYELVDFEMTQGGGYRVFMDKPGGITVEDCVLVSNHLTRLFTVENVNYERLEVSSPGLDRPLKKEADFVRFAGQLAKIKTRMPVEQQKKFAGRLAGVEDGAVKLEVDGGRIVAIALTNIDKARLEPEF
- a CDS encoding long-chain-fatty-acid--CoA ligase, with the translated sequence MEKVWLKNYQPGVPHEIDINQFQSIVEVFDRSVTKFRDRPAMANMDKVLSYGELQTLTVQFASFLQNTLKLQKGDRVAVMMPNLLQYPVAVFGTLRAGGTVVNVNPLYTPRELEHQLNDSGAETIVILENFANVLQDVIGRTKVKNVIIASIGDMLGFPKRLLVNFVVRKIKKMVPAWQLPGHIGFNDALAAGASHSFKPVQIGHEDIAFLQYTGGTTGISKGAMLVHRNIIANMLQAGSWVKPAAREGQEVIITALPLYHIFSLTANLMVFTELGALNILITNPRDIPGFIKEIKKYRVTAMTGVNTLFNALLNNPDFLTVDFSSWRLALGGGMAVQKAVADKWKQVTGVTLAEAYGLTETSPAACINPLDIKAYNGTIGLPVPSTDIEIRGADGQALPQGEQGELCIHGPQVMKGYWNRPDETAKIIDERGFLATGDMAMVTPEGFVKLVDRKKDMILVSGFNVYPNEVEDIIASHPGVLEVACIGIPDDKSGEVVKVFVVKKDPTLTEKDVIHHCRENLTGYKVPKMVEFRSELPKTNVGKILRRALRDQEVGKQA
- a CDS encoding PilT/PilU family type 4a pilus ATPase, coding for MLMLPFFKLMADKQASDIFFTADAPPQIKIDGVTLPINDKPLSADIVRQLAYSLMNEVEIATFERELEMNFGRLVDTLGNYRVNIFKQRGTVAMVVRFIRPRIPSLAELNLPDKLQELVLQKRGLIIVVGATGSGKSSTVASLLEHRNQTQSGHILTVEDPIEFVYRHQKSIVNQREIGVDTFSYQNALKNAMREAPDVLMIGEVRDAETMTHAINYAQSGHLCLSTLHANNSYHMLNRVISMFPTESRNALLMDLSVSLRAVISQRLIPTKDGKQIPALEILINTPHIAELIRNGDVDQIKEAIENSMSEGAQTFEQSLFRLYQQDRILLDDALKNADSPTNLYWLINHAQNKQTEAQTASKQQQERQDSDNTATSFDGFTLDL